Genomic segment of Ammospiza nelsoni isolate bAmmNel1 chromosome 2, bAmmNel1.pri, whole genome shotgun sequence:
GATTTTTGGCATCTATCTTGCAACTGTGAGGTATTTAAAAGTGAGTTCAAAGGTatcttatttaatattttagacTCAATCTAAGGGGAGAAGACTAAGATAGTGTTCTTACATTGTGCCTCTAAGATGATGATATTAAGAAATATAAGTCTAATTATCTTCCATTCAAACCACATTAGACAAGTGAAAAAAAGGCTGTTGAGTAAATATAAATTACAGTGTTTAACTAGACACTTAATATCTTTCTACAAAAAAATTCTTAAGtgaacactgaaatattttacaggCAAAGTGCCAGGaactagaaaaagaaatgaattCTGTTCTGTTAGAAACGAAGACAACAGAAAGGGAGATACATCTGCAAGACGATGCCACAGAAGTGACAAAATATCGCTGTGAAAATCTGGAGGCCCAAGTCAGAGCCCTGTattctgaaaatttaaaattgagGTGTGATGCAGAAACAATACAAGAGGAGTTTGAGATGAAACTTGCACGAAATAATGAATATcgggaaaaaataaaggatcaTAAACATCTCTTTTGGGAGATGGAAAGTAAATTGCCAATTATGATTGAACTTGCTGAAAAGAAAGCGGTTGTGGAAGAATTAAAGGCAAAGAAAGAGGAATTAAAATGTGATCTGCAGAATCCAGAAGGATCTGTTATAAAACAAGTGCAAGTATGATATTTCCTTTTTGATTAGTTCCTTTtatgtgaaataattttgatatCATTCATATAATATAGTTATTTTGTCTAATATGTCTATGGTTCATGAGGGACTGAGTACAAGGGAATATAGGTAATTCATAATGCTGCATTAATTGGAAAAATTTTTAGTTCAATATCCAGTTAAAAATATCAGTATTGTTATCTGTGTAAtattgtaaaaaatatttatactgtGTGTTCGAATGAActcaaatatgaaaatattacaCAACTGTAAGTTAAGCTTTATCATTGGATAAATTTACATGGACACTTTTCAGAATTCTGTGAAGATTGCCATATTGTTACATGTAAGAACACAATATTCTTTAAACTTTTGCCATATTGTTACAGGTAAGAACATCATATTCTTTACACTTTACTGtcaacaaaataaatttgagCTGTTTGCCAACAGGAGGTAGATTTGATGAGATGGTGATAGAaataagaagagagaaaaaacatgTTTGGTATTCTAATCTAACACTGTTGGTTTTACTTGACCCAATTACAATTTTTACTAATAACAACTACACAGGAATTTTTCACCGTGGAATTTTGCCAATATATGGACAAACACAAGTATGAAGTTGAAAGGGGACCACTGATTTAAATTTGATGTAACTTGCATTATTGAAAATTTGATAGTATTCTGTTAATGTAAGTTGATGAAAATTTGTTTGTACAACAGATCTTtcaatactgaaaaataaagactaATTAATATTGTATTTCCctatgagaaagaaaaatatatctaAAATATTACACTATTCTTCCATTTTGCAGTTAACTGCACTTTAAATAAAGACCAGCAAATTGAGCTCAAAATCCTGTATTGTTTTAGTTCTTATATTTCAGATCAAGAGTATACATTCTTACAGGTGTAGAACCAtgtgataaaatatttaataaataactTTTAATTACCCATcctaaattattataattttaattagtATTAATAGGTTTATTGTGAAACTGCTTATTATAGACCTTTATCCCATCTCCATTAACTGAGACTGTTTAGATGAgacaattttaataaatatattagaTGAACTGTGCAACATTTCAGGGAGTGAATTTCTGTATCTTGACTTTCATCTGCAGGAAGAAATCACACATTTAAAAAGTGAAGTCACAACATTGAAAGATTTGATCAATAAAAAAAGAGATctgctggaagaagagaaaaaaaagcatgcTAAGCTTAGAAAGGAAATTGAGGTGAGTCATTGGGATAAAATTTAATTGCAGTTCTCCTGATGGAATGTAGATAATGCAAATGAAGTTTGAAGTACTTTATACAGCAGCGCTGGCTATACATTGTTAAAGTATATGTAGTAATGATGCTGTCTTAAATTCTGATAGTCTTTCTAAAATTCAGAACTTAATTGTGAAGaacactttttttctgaagtcttTTCAGAAGGACTTCATATGTGAACTTTTGGATTCCTTGAAAAAGAAGAGGTCACTGAATAGTAGTAAAGCAactgcacattttaaaatttgtgtgatatttctgaaatactttaCATTTCACTGCTGACTTGATTTTTCATGACTTGATAACTCATCAGTGGGAGACTAAAATGCACCAGGAAAGTGGACTTCCTATGAATCTCCCTAATTTAAGCTGGCATTAAATTAGGAATAACACAACAGCTCCTAATTAGctgataatttaaaattctaatCAATAGTTAAAAGCTTGTCTTTTAAATAATTGAactatatttttcattttgttccttACTAAAATACCCTtagaaaatttttaatttggaaGTTTCTTACCATTTATCTTGTCAGTTTAAATAAATGCCACAAAATTTAATGAGCAAAGCTTAATTATATAAAGATTAAGTGATTTAAGGTTAGGTCTATTgccctttttaaaatgtaggaGGAAGAAAGAATCATTTTTTTCATGTGACAGTGAACAGAGAGAATTTTTAACCTGAAAAGTAAAACACAGCTGCTTTAGAATAGATCTGCTAGTCAGCAtttgagaaaattttttattacCAAGGCAACATCCTCTTAAGAAAATTCTCTAAATCCAAAGTTAAATTAGGTAGCCTAAAAATAAAGTTCTCTTATCAAAATCAATTTAATTAAATAGAGAAGGTTAATCTTCACTTTTGTTCTTCAGTTGTTT
This window contains:
- the CCDC122 gene encoding coiled-coil domain-containing protein 122; translation: MAKENSPSLAEVVKRVAEQQQSQASDIEKSKAVLFLLQAKCQELEKEMNSVLLETKTTEREIHLQDDATEVTKYRCENLEAQVRALYSENLKLRCDAETIQEEFEMKLARNNEYREKIKDHKHLFWEMESKLPIMIELAEKKAVVEELKAKKEELKCDLQNPEGSVIKQVQEEITHLKSEVTTLKDLINKKRDLLEEEKKKHAKLRKEIEVQNKRYDAILKRLHCQLNKVQSNKRQWHWNIQQLEKKAAELRKCLGVAELQNIM